Proteins found in one Mucilaginibacter gracilis genomic segment:
- a CDS encoding LysR family transcriptional regulator — MRLDIEWLRTFKAIYEKGTLTGAAEMLFISQPGVSLHLHTLESYTGYKLFERSAKRMVPTERGKVLYNAIFDAVNKLELVEELFHKSAKEDRVTISIGMCFETFQFILEKYIPALPFNVIIKFGEYGQMLHDLESGLLDLIITPQKGNDKVVNYEPFGTERIVMICGSETDTVLIDNLLRKHQNAEAEILLKKQLWYSTSADTEYLKRFWQLNFKHHIDFRPNFIVPNVCSIVRCLSGNQGFSVIPDFLCREELVSGSIRLFWDGDVPIENTLYFGTRKNTIYRDEINTIKNIFKEKERFGELSNVSN, encoded by the coding sequence ATGAGATTAGATATTGAATGGCTGCGAACATTTAAGGCAATATATGAAAAGGGAACGTTAACCGGCGCAGCAGAAATGTTGTTCATCTCACAGCCTGGAGTAAGCCTGCACCTCCATACATTGGAATCCTACACAGGATATAAATTATTTGAAAGATCGGCCAAAAGGATGGTACCTACAGAACGTGGCAAAGTTTTGTATAACGCTATTTTTGATGCCGTTAACAAACTGGAGCTCGTCGAAGAACTTTTCCATAAAAGCGCCAAAGAAGATCGAGTTACCATCAGTATCGGAATGTGTTTCGAAACATTTCAATTCATTTTGGAAAAATACATACCCGCCTTACCATTTAATGTAATCATTAAATTCGGAGAATACGGGCAAATGTTACACGACCTGGAAAGCGGGTTGCTTGATTTGATCATCACCCCGCAAAAGGGGAATGATAAAGTTGTAAACTACGAGCCCTTCGGTACAGAACGCATCGTAATGATCTGCGGATCAGAAACCGACACCGTATTAATTGACAACTTACTCCGTAAACATCAAAATGCAGAGGCCGAGATATTGTTAAAGAAACAGCTCTGGTACAGCACATCTGCTGATACGGAATATTTAAAACGTTTTTGGCAACTTAACTTCAAACATCATATCGACTTTAGGCCAAATTTTATAGTGCCCAATGTTTGTTCTATTGTGCGCTGTTTATCAGGAAACCAGGGATTTTCTGTAATACCTGATTTCCTTTGCAGAGAGGAACTCGTTTCAGGATCAATCAGGTTGTTTTGGGACGGAGATGTGCCGATTGAAAACACCCTGTACTTTGGCACAAGGAAAAATACCATTTACCGGGATGAGATTAACACCATCAAAAATATATTCAAGGAAAAAGAACGATTTGGCGAACTATCGAACGTAAGTAATTGA
- a CDS encoding antibiotic biosynthesis monooxygenase, which translates to MPIHVAITRKVLPGKEQEFKDALQQFMGESFRHDGVHGASIISGPDGDADREIGILRTFKNKAERDAFYHSEHFRKWEEYASTITEEPVYLELNGLEAWFRSASAPPRWKMALVTLCKVFPTSIFLNLSIGPFIKDLPLIIRLFIIAAVMVGILTWIVMPRLTHILKKWLR; encoded by the coding sequence ATGCCAATTCATGTGGCCATTACACGTAAAGTTTTGCCCGGTAAAGAGCAAGAGTTTAAAGACGCTCTCCAACAATTTATGGGCGAATCGTTCCGGCACGACGGGGTACACGGCGCCAGCATCATATCTGGCCCCGATGGTGATGCCGACCGGGAGATTGGCATATTGCGTACCTTCAAAAACAAGGCGGAGCGGGATGCCTTTTATCATTCCGAACATTTTAGAAAATGGGAAGAATATGCATCAACGATAACAGAAGAGCCTGTTTACCTGGAGTTAAACGGCCTTGAGGCATGGTTTAGGTCAGCTTCAGCACCGCCGCGATGGAAAATGGCGCTGGTTACTCTTTGCAAGGTTTTTCCAACCAGTATTTTTCTCAATTTATCCATTGGCCCTTTTATAAAGGATCTTCCTTTAATTATTCGCCTGTTCATTATCGCTGCGGTTATGGTAGGTATTTTAACCTGGATAGTGATGCCAAGGCTTACCCATATCCTGAAGAAATGGCTCAGATAA
- a CDS encoding MarC family protein, whose translation MPAIFHPFIHLLFLGIIALFPVVNPIGSALIILPYFAHLDKAEKRRAVNKITIYAFFICTVSLFAGHWILELFGISIPVIQLAGGIMISKMGWEFLSSDKQDDNPQDDLPDGIKPSGFDTIENKLFYPITFPITTGAGTISVLFTLSAHSASPDMKSYLINTGAILLSIIFMCVLIYIFYLNTKVLVAYLGSNGEKIFNRITSFLIFCVGLQIAFTGIKSLFNI comes from the coding sequence ATGCCTGCAATTTTCCATCCATTTATCCACCTGCTATTCTTGGGTATTATTGCCTTATTCCCGGTAGTGAATCCCATAGGGTCAGCATTAATCATTCTACCATATTTTGCTCATCTTGATAAGGCTGAAAAGCGGAGGGCGGTTAATAAAATTACGATCTATGCTTTTTTTATATGTACCGTGTCGTTATTTGCAGGTCATTGGATATTAGAATTATTTGGTATTTCCATTCCGGTTATTCAACTGGCCGGGGGCATAATGATTTCCAAAATGGGTTGGGAGTTTCTTTCATCAGACAAGCAGGATGACAACCCGCAAGACGATCTTCCTGATGGTATAAAGCCATCCGGTTTCGATACCATAGAAAATAAATTATTTTATCCAATCACCTTTCCCATTACCACAGGGGCGGGTACCATTTCTGTACTGTTTACACTTAGCGCGCACAGTGCCTCACCCGATATGAAAAGCTATCTTATCAATACAGGTGCTATTTTGCTTTCAATCATTTTCATGTGTGTTCTTATCTATATATTTTACCTGAACACCAAAGTGTTGGTTGCATATCTGGGTTCAAATGGTGAAAAAATATTCAACCGGATTACTTCATTTTTGATATTCTGTGTAGGGCTCCAAATTGCTTTTACAGGTATAAAAAGCCTTTTTAATATATAG
- a CDS encoding alkene reductase, translating to MLFSKYQMGQYDLKNRIVMPPMTRSRAAKGEIATPLMAKYYSQRASAGLIISEGTQISKQGQGYAWTPGIFNTEQIAGWKLVTESVHQNGGLIFAQLWHVGRISHVTLQENGAQPVAPSAILADGVKVFLDGSGNGPGAGAGEMVQHSMPRELTVSEIKKIIQEYAQAAKNAIAAGFDGIELHGANGYLIEQFIDSETNLRTDEYGGSIANRLRFLEEVVTAVANAIGPEKVGVRQAPLTTLMGARDATPEITYIEAAKILNKIGIAYIHIAEADWDNAPMMPIAFKQAYRDAFNHTLIYTGKYTVERAEAALSAGWADLISFGRPFIANPDLPYRLKNGLPLNEPYRKFFFGGGAKGYTDYPTWIADNPKS from the coding sequence ATGCTTTTTAGTAAATACCAAATGGGACAATATGATCTGAAGAACAGGATAGTAATGCCGCCCATGACCAGGTCAAGAGCCGCTAAAGGAGAAATTGCTACCCCATTGATGGCGAAGTATTATAGCCAACGTGCATCGGCTGGTTTAATTATTTCTGAAGGTACCCAAATCAGTAAACAAGGACAAGGTTATGCATGGACACCTGGGATTTTCAATACGGAACAAATTGCCGGCTGGAAACTGGTAACCGAAAGTGTACATCAAAACGGCGGATTGATTTTTGCACAATTATGGCACGTGGGGCGCATTTCGCACGTTACGTTGCAGGAAAACGGCGCGCAGCCGGTTGCTCCCTCGGCGATACTTGCAGATGGGGTGAAGGTTTTTTTAGATGGATCGGGAAATGGGCCAGGCGCAGGAGCCGGAGAAATGGTACAGCATTCGATGCCCCGTGAGTTGACCGTCTCTGAAATTAAGAAGATCATTCAAGAATACGCGCAAGCCGCAAAAAATGCGATAGCAGCAGGGTTTGATGGCATTGAATTACATGGGGCCAACGGATACCTGATTGAGCAGTTCATAGATTCGGAAACAAATTTGCGCACGGATGAATACGGTGGAAGCATTGCGAACAGGCTGCGATTTCTTGAAGAGGTAGTAACAGCAGTAGCCAATGCCATTGGCCCGGAAAAAGTGGGCGTTAGGCAGGCTCCTTTAACAACGCTGATGGGCGCCCGGGATGCTACGCCAGAAATCACTTACATAGAGGCTGCCAAGATTCTCAATAAAATAGGGATTGCGTACATACATATTGCTGAAGCAGATTGGGATAATGCACCAATGATGCCGATAGCTTTCAAACAAGCCTATAGGGACGCTTTTAATCATACCTTAATTTATACTGGTAAATACACTGTTGAACGTGCTGAAGCAGCTCTTTCGGCGGGATGGGCTGATTTAATATCTTTTGGGAGGCCATTTATTGCCAATCCGGATTTGCCTTACCGTTTAAAGAATGGGTTGCCGTTGAATGAGCCTTACCGGAAATTTTTCTTCGGTGGCGGAGCCAAAGGTTACACCGACTATCCTACCTGGATCGCCGATAATCCAAAATCCTGA
- a CDS encoding alkene reductase: MQLFEKFTLGQLSLINRVVMAPMTRARNPDSIPNAMNAKYYAQRAGTTGAGLIITEGTAISPTSMGVLHIPGLFNEAQVNGWKLVTNAVHDKGTKIFTQLWHVGRVSHVTNQPNGKSPLGASNIRASNSFAWGYDEDGKEAFVNCSIPRALNTEEVGVVVNDFANAAKNAVEAGFDGIELHGANGYLIEQFLNPAINNRNDIYGGNVVNRCRFLLECIDACIKAVGKSKVAIRLTPYGGLHELPHYPEIEETYTYLAKELSERGIIFIHLMDQKSRGSFALPEGFLNRFRNWFKGSIILTGGIDKAKAEILIAENFIDLAGFGESFIANPDFTYRLKHDLPLNEPDRRLHYGGAEHGYTDYKAY; this comes from the coding sequence ATGCAATTATTTGAAAAATTCACTTTGGGCCAATTAAGCCTGATTAATCGCGTCGTCATGGCTCCAATGACCAGGGCGCGTAACCCTGATAGCATCCCTAACGCAATGAATGCTAAATATTATGCCCAACGTGCAGGTACAACAGGTGCAGGGTTGATTATTACCGAGGGCACGGCTATATCGCCAACTTCAATGGGGGTATTGCATATACCGGGATTGTTTAACGAAGCCCAGGTCAATGGATGGAAACTGGTTACAAACGCTGTCCACGATAAGGGCACTAAAATATTTACCCAACTCTGGCATGTTGGCCGTGTATCGCATGTAACCAATCAACCGAATGGAAAATCACCCCTTGGCGCATCAAATATCAGGGCATCAAATTCTTTTGCCTGGGGATATGACGAAGATGGAAAAGAAGCTTTTGTCAATTGCTCAATACCTCGTGCTTTAAATACCGAAGAGGTCGGCGTTGTAGTTAACGATTTTGCAAATGCCGCAAAAAATGCTGTCGAAGCCGGGTTTGATGGAATTGAACTGCACGGCGCAAATGGCTATCTTATTGAACAATTTTTAAACCCGGCTATCAATAACCGTAATGATATTTATGGAGGTAATGTAGTTAACAGATGCCGGTTTTTGTTAGAATGTATAGATGCCTGCATTAAAGCGGTAGGTAAGAGCAAAGTAGCCATTCGGCTGACGCCATATGGAGGCCTGCATGAACTGCCGCACTATCCTGAAATTGAGGAAACTTATACTTACCTGGCTAAAGAACTGAGTGAGCGCGGTATCATATTCATACATCTCATGGATCAGAAATCCAGGGGGAGTTTCGCATTACCGGAAGGATTTCTAAACAGGTTTCGTAATTGGTTTAAAGGTTCAATTATTTTAACAGGAGGGATAGACAAAGCAAAAGCTGAAATTTTAATAGCGGAAAACTTTATAGATCTCGCTGGTTTCGGGGAATCATTTATTGCCAATCCGGACTTTACGTATCGTCTAAAACATGACCTGCCTTTGAATGAACCGGATAGACGACTTCATTATGGAGGTGCGGAGCACGGCTACACCGACTACAAGGCCTATTAA